In Venenivibrio stagnispumantis, the following are encoded in one genomic region:
- the accB gene encoding acetyl-CoA carboxylase biotin carboxyl carrier protein yields the protein MNNEFIFEIIERIKSSNIQEIEIIAGDFQLRVKQNIAPKEVPVQTANIQQPAIQQPVITEEKKAEEKKYHVIKSPLVGTFYRAPAPGAPPFVEEGDMVSKGQVVCIIEALKVMNEIESDVDGKVVKILVENGQPVEYGQELMYIEV from the coding sequence ATGAATAATGAATTTATTTTTGAAATTATAGAAAGAATAAAAAGCTCCAATATTCAGGAAATAGAGATTATAGCCGGTGATTTTCAATTAAGGGTAAAACAGAATATAGCTCCAAAAGAAGTTCCGGTTCAGACTGCTAATATCCAGCAACCTGCAATACAACAACCTGTAATAACAGAAGAGAAAAAAGCAGAAGAGAAAAAATATCATGTTATAAAATCTCCATTGGTTGGGACTTTTTATAGAGCACCTGCTCCGGGAGCTCCTCCTTTTGTTGAAGAAGGGGATATGGTATCAAAAGGACAGGTTGTTTGTATAATAGAAGCCCTTAAAGTTATGAATGAAATAGAAAGCGATGTAGATGGAAAGGTTGTGAAAATATTGGTAGAAAACGGACAGCCGGTTGAATACGGACAGGAATTAATGTATATAGAGGTGTAA
- the efp gene encoding elongation factor P, translated as MGVKIDINSIKRDMFILVDNQPFRVVGYEHVKPGKGQAFVRVKAKNMKTGNVTEFTFKSSDSIELADFEQRFMNYSYADGSNYYFMDTNTYETFAVPAELMEEEAKFLKEGMQVVVFLDRGNPIGIELPKHEVYEVIETEPGVKGDTATSATKPAKIETGAVINVPLFINVGDKIKVDTRSGTYIERVK; from the coding sequence ATGGGCGTTAAAATTGATATTAACAGCATTAAAAGAGACATGTTTATTCTTGTTGACAATCAACCATTTAGAGTAGTTGGATATGAACATGTAAAACCGGGAAAAGGACAGGCATTTGTTAGGGTTAAAGCAAAAAATATGAAAACAGGCAATGTTACAGAATTTACATTTAAATCTTCTGATTCTATTGAGCTTGCTGATTTTGAACAAAGATTTATGAATTATTCTTATGCTGATGGTTCTAACTACTATTTTATGGATACAAATACTTATGAAACTTTTGCGGTTCCGGCAGAACTTATGGAAGAAGAAGCAAAATTTTTAAAAGAAGGTATGCAAGTTGTGGTTTTCTTAGATAGAGGAAATCCTATCGGTATAGAGCTTCCAAAACATGAAGTTTATGAAGTTATAGAAACAGAACCGGGAGTAAAAGGTGATACTGCCACATCTGCAACCAAACCTGCAAAAATAGAAACCGGTGCAGTTATAAATGTTCCGTTATTTATAAATGTTGGAGATAAAATAAAGGTAGATACCCGCTCAGGAACATATATTGAAAGAGTTAAATAG
- a CDS encoding competence protein comp, translating into MISSFVVAISLLLIATFSFWYSSKLTLFKKPSFFYSFIVVLISFVMMGITKIILSSLYIAIFVYFLFQIIITNLLFKENLKKSIFTVLLAFVVTIIIGLPILVLAGIALTYLKIPIK; encoded by the coding sequence TTGATTTCTTCTTTTGTTGTAGCAATATCATTATTATTAATTGCAACATTTTCTTTTTGGTATTCTTCAAAATTAACTCTTTTTAAAAAACCTTCCTTTTTTTATTCTTTTATTGTAGTTTTGATAAGTTTTGTAATGATGGGTATTACTAAAATTATTTTGTCTTCTTTGTATATTGCAATTTTCGTTTATTTTTTATTCCAGATAATAATTACAAATCTTTTATTTAAAGAAAACTTAAAAAAATCTATATTTACCGTTTTACTTGCTTTTGTGGTAACAATTATTATAGGGCTTCCTATACTCGTATTGGCAGGTATAGCTTTAACTTACCTTAAAATACCTATAAAATGA
- a CDS encoding class I SAM-dependent methyltransferase has protein sequence MKLTGKKELIEIIKKKIEEEGAISFKDFMDIALYYPDLGYYTSDKEKIGGFGDFFTSSEVDKAFGQLLAKQFAEIFYKINPKEKFQIVEIGAGKGYLAYDILQTLKTEYNEIYQKSEYILIEKSKYHIKTQKELLKDFEIAKWVESLESFEDNSIEGVIFSNELFDAFSVHIVEKQNNILYEIYISLKDDEVIEIKKEASKKIIDYFKELNVELPEGIRAEVNLIAKDFIQLIGRKLKKGFVITIDYGYPSNELYKEYRPRGTILCYHKHKYSENFYQNVGLQDITSHVNFSALKYFGEKAGLNFVAFTDQAHFLINLGIMDIIAQLQENDDYKSYERINRLKTLVLPGGMGEKFKILIQAKNVADIDLESVKILPYLSQRYKI, from the coding sequence ATGAAATTAACAGGCAAAAAAGAGTTAATTGAGATAATAAAGAAAAAGATAGAGGAAGAGGGGGCTATCTCTTTTAAAGATTTTATGGATATAGCCCTTTATTATCCGGATTTAGGATATTACACATCAGATAAAGAAAAAATTGGTGGATTTGGAGATTTTTTTACAAGCAGTGAAGTAGATAAAGCATTTGGACAACTACTTGCAAAACAATTTGCAGAAATCTTTTATAAAATAAATCCAAAAGAAAAATTTCAGATAGTAGAAATAGGAGCCGGAAAAGGCTATCTTGCTTATGATATACTTCAAACATTAAAAACAGAATATAATGAGATTTATCAAAAATCAGAGTATATCCTGATAGAAAAATCAAAATATCATATAAAAACACAAAAAGAGCTACTTAAAGATTTTGAGATAGCAAAATGGGTAGAAAGCTTGGAAAGTTTTGAAGATAACAGCATAGAAGGAGTAATTTTCTCAAATGAGCTATTTGATGCATTTTCTGTGCATATTGTAGAAAAACAAAACAATATTTTATATGAAATTTATATCAGTTTAAAAGATGATGAAGTTATTGAGATAAAAAAAGAGGCTTCAAAGAAAATAATAGATTATTTTAAAGAGTTAAATGTTGAGCTTCCGGAGGGAATAAGGGCAGAAGTTAATTTAATAGCAAAAGATTTTATACAACTAATTGGAAGAAAATTAAAAAAAGGTTTTGTAATAACAATAGATTATGGTTATCCTTCCAATGAGCTTTATAAAGAATACAGACCAAGAGGAACAATCCTTTGCTATCATAAACATAAATATTCTGAAAATTTTTATCAAAATGTAGGACTGCAAGATATAACATCCCATGTAAATTTTTCTGCTTTAAAATATTTTGGAGAAAAAGCCGGTCTAAATTTTGTTGCTTTTACAGACCAAGCACATTTTCTTATCAATCTTGGAATTATGGATATAATCGCACAGCTTCAAGAAAATGATGATTACAAATCTTATGAAAGAATTAACAGACTAAAAACCCTTGTATTACCAGGGGGAATGGGAGAAAAATTTAAGATACTTATTCAGGCAAAAAATGTAGCAGATATAGATTTAGAATCTGTTAAAATATTACCATATCTATCTCAGAGGTATAAAATTTGA
- a CDS encoding NuoI/complex I 23 kDa subunit family protein, translated as MGIKKVGAKPQTLIEKIFFIDFMKGLKTTIKHLFKKTITVDFPYEVVTPPARFRGVHGLRTVDGTENEEFYDWVKRLKIKPPEVGETRCIACKFCQAACPVPELFDIQAEKLDVPEDHPHYGLKVMTVFNMDLSKCTFCGLCTQACPTDCIIMTDIYDLSAYTRRNWVLDKDMLTQIANDFVARRGKEKFDEKSAWREDQKLWPEYDQTRPRLWDFNIPTLGPNYADQK; from the coding sequence ATGGGTATAAAAAAAGTAGGAGCAAAGCCACAAACTTTAATTGAAAAAATATTTTTTATAGATTTTATGAAAGGTTTAAAAACAACAATAAAACATCTATTTAAAAAAACCATAACGGTAGATTTTCCTTATGAAGTTGTAACACCACCTGCAAGATTTAGAGGAGTGCATGGACTTAGAACAGTAGATGGAACTGAAAATGAAGAGTTTTATGATTGGGTAAAAAGATTAAAAATTAAGCCACCAGAAGTTGGGGAAACAAGATGTATTGCCTGTAAATTTTGCCAAGCTGCCTGCCCTGTGCCTGAATTATTTGATATTCAAGCTGAAAAATTAGATGTGCCTGAAGATCATCCTCATTATGGATTAAAAGTTATGACTGTGTTTAATATGGATTTATCAAAATGTACATTTTGCGGTTTATGCACACAGGCTTGTCCAACAGATTGCATTATAATGACAGATATATATGATTTGTCTGCTTACACAAGAAGAAATTGGGTTCTTGATAAAGATATGCTTACACAGATAGCTAATGATTTTGTTGCAAGAAGAGGAAAAGAAAAATTTGATGAAAAATCTGCATGGAGAGAAGACCAAAAATTATGGCCTGAGTATGACCAAACCAGACCTAGACTTTGGGATTTCAATATACCTACCCTTGGCCCAAATTATGCAGACCAAAAATGA
- a CDS encoding PaaI family thioesterase encodes MKGINLPFLEHIGATLEELSKEKAVLSLDVKEYHLQHLGYVHGGVISSLADNTGWYAVISNLPEDKTAVTIEIKINYLKPAKKGILKAIGKVLKLGKKVAFAVVELYADKELVAYATGTYAILD; translated from the coding sequence ATGAAAGGCATTAACCTTCCCTTTTTAGAACATATAGGAGCTACTCTTGAAGAACTGAGCAAAGAAAAAGCAGTCCTTAGTTTAGACGTAAAAGAGTATCACTTGCAACACTTAGGATACGTGCATGGTGGTGTAATATCAAGCCTTGCTGACAATACAGGATGGTATGCAGTAATATCAAACCTTCCCGAGGATAAAACTGCAGTAACTATAGAGATAAAGATAAACTATCTAAAACCTGCTAAAAAGGGAATACTTAAAGCAATAGGAAAAGTCCTTAAATTAGGGAAAAAGGTAGCCTTTGCAGTGGTAGAGCTATATGCTGATAAAGAGTTAGTAGCTTACGCGACGGGAACTTACGCCATATTAGATTAA
- a CDS encoding NADH-quinone oxidoreductase subunit D, whose amino-acid sequence MSWITLEKAEKLKERFPDIKAYEGKGCTVIEIPKNNFINLLKFLKEDKDYQFKMFIDLTIIDHGEKENPRFQGVVILFSPEYKERIIVKTWAEDETLPTLTKLWAGAKWAEREAWDMFGIRFEGHENLVRMLLWETYPYHPLRKDFPLEGIQDTELPSLNETERGDQLEGMFNYSKMHTAIPTMEDLEITQKTRMPVKQSQIVLNWGPLHPGTHGTIWFLFDLDGEYVKQCDIIIGQLHRGVEKLGENVNWQQFIPYTDRMDYIAAINENHAYVLAAEKLLGIEVPEKAKWIRTMMAELSRINSHLLWLGTYALDLGALTMFLYTFREREKIMDIIEGITGARFTINYFRIGGVFADLPYGALDAIEHLIKDLPQRINDYETLLTRNRIWLKRNKDVCIITEEDVYQYGLTGAVARGSGVPYDVRKLDKYDAYGEVEFDIPVGEVGDSYDRYLVRMEEMRQSIRIIEQCVAKLRKMSKNDPYFFQTPDEKKLKVTIDGRGMKLPAGETYASSDNPRGELGFYIYNKKDGLKAHRMRIRSGAFYNLQVFTKAILGRPIADAITLLSTIDPVVGETDR is encoded by the coding sequence ATGTCGTGGATAACATTGGAAAAAGCTGAAAAACTTAAAGAAAGATTTCCGGATATAAAAGCTTACGAAGGTAAAGGTTGCACAGTTATAGAAATTCCAAAAAATAACTTTATAAATCTTCTCAAATTCTTAAAAGAAGATAAAGATTATCAATTTAAAATGTTTATTGATTTGACAATAATAGACCACGGAGAAAAAGAAAATCCAAGATTTCAAGGTGTTGTAATATTATTTTCTCCGGAATATAAAGAAAGAATTATTGTAAAAACATGGGCAGAAGATGAAACACTACCTACACTTACTAAACTCTGGGCCGGTGCTAAATGGGCTGAAAGAGAAGCCTGGGATATGTTTGGTATAAGATTTGAAGGACATGAAAATCTTGTCAGAATGCTTCTTTGGGAAACATATCCTTATCATCCACTTAGAAAAGATTTTCCACTTGAAGGAATACAGGATACCGAGCTTCCTTCTTTAAATGAGACAGAAAGGGGAGACCAGCTTGAAGGAATGTTTAATTATTCTAAAATGCATACTGCCATTCCAACTATGGAAGATTTAGAGATTACCCAAAAAACAAGAATGCCTGTAAAACAATCTCAGATAGTTTTAAACTGGGGGCCTCTTCATCCGGGAACCCACGGAACCATCTGGTTTTTATTTGACCTTGATGGAGAGTATGTAAAACAATGTGATATTATCATAGGTCAGCTTCATAGAGGTGTTGAAAAACTTGGAGAAAATGTAAATTGGCAACAATTTATACCTTACACAGATAGAATGGATTATATCGCAGCTATAAATGAAAATCATGCTTATGTGCTTGCAGCAGAAAAATTACTCGGAATAGAAGTGCCTGAAAAAGCTAAATGGATTAGAACAATGATGGCTGAACTTTCAAGGATAAACAGCCATCTACTTTGGCTTGGAACCTATGCACTTGACCTTGGTGCCCTCACAATGTTCTTATATACATTTAGAGAAAGAGAAAAAATTATGGATATTATAGAGGGTATTACAGGAGCAAGATTTACAATAAATTATTTCAGAATAGGTGGGGTATTTGCTGATTTACCTTATGGAGCATTAGATGCAATAGAGCATCTTATAAAAGATTTACCTCAAAGAATAAATGATTATGAAACATTACTTACAAGAAACAGAATATGGCTTAAAAGAAATAAAGATGTTTGTATAATCACAGAAGAAGATGTATATCAATATGGATTAACCGGTGCAGTAGCAAGAGGTTCAGGAGTTCCTTATGATGTTAGAAAACTTGATAAATATGATGCCTATGGAGAAGTTGAGTTTGATATACCGGTTGGAGAAGTAGGAGATTCTTATGATAGATACCTTGTAAGAATGGAAGAAATGAGACAAAGTATAAGAATAATAGAGCAATGTGTAGCAAAACTTAGAAAAATGTCTAAGAATGACCCTTATTTCTTCCAAACCCCTGATGAAAAAAAATTAAAAGTTACGATAGATGGTAGAGGTATGAAATTACCGGCAGGAGAAACTTATGCATCTTCCGATAACCCAAGGGGAGAGCTTGGATTTTATATTTATAACAAAAAAGATGGATTAAAAGCCCACAGAATGAGAATCCGTTCCGGAGCATTTTATAACCTTCAAGTATTTACAAAAGCAATCCTTGGAAGACCTATAGCAGATGCAATAACATTATTATCAACAATAGACCCTGTAGTAGGTGAAACTGATAGATAA
- a CDS encoding DUF202 domain-containing protein, which translates to MNKIDPKDIMAVQRSTIAIIRLAISMMVLGFVIEKFQLFLDVIIYEIKGKSLPAALQHAEFYNYLGIFIIIIGVLISLYAYYYYIKWIEYLSKGELYKDKKIYLLLSISLAFIGFILILSMLIV; encoded by the coding sequence ATGAATAAAATAGACCCAAAGGATATTATGGCTGTTCAACGTTCCACAATAGCTATTATAAGACTTGCAATATCTATGATGGTTTTAGGATTTGTTATTGAAAAATTTCAACTTTTCTTAGATGTTATAATCTATGAAATAAAAGGAAAATCACTTCCTGCAGCTTTACAACATGCCGAATTTTACAACTATCTTGGTATTTTTATTATTATAATAGGAGTTTTAATATCTCTTTATGCCTATTATTACTATATTAAATGGATTGAATACCTAAGCAAAGGAGAGCTATATAAAGATAAAAAAATATATTTGCTACTAAGCATTTCTCTTGCTTTCATCGGATTCATACTCATTTTAAGTATGTTAATAGTTTAA
- the rnr gene encoding ribonuclease R encodes MEITEKEIIDYLSKSKKGFYFKTLLKAFNIPKEEKRKFKKFLKSLIKKGVIHFEKGNYKVIKPKEENLYKGKVQAHESGFGFLIIGEEREDLFIPPPQMRYLFDGDIVLAKAIKRKGKEEAKIIRVLERAVKTAVGKLQKEKGRYFVLLLDFVIPHKVYLSKSEAKKIEPGTYVVVELTQYPSEKTEAKGKIIKLLGKTKNTQTVAEIVARKYNLPLSHSEEAIKEAEKLPSTVKKTKNRKDLTSQICFTIDPESARDHDDAVAIEKEGENYRLFVHIADVSYYVKEGSTIDKEAFERGNTYYLPERALHMLPERLAAELCSLRPNEKKYAFTCEMLINKKGEVIEYDIYESIIESKAKLTYDQALALIVGDPALEKKYPELIQPLKYMEELAKILMKAKEERGSIDFDMPESQILFTETGEPYDVVPYERHLAHRIIEEFMIIANETVARHMYERNLPFIYRTHEEPKLEKVMEFVDIVAGLGYKVSYPEKVSSKFIQQMLQMVAGTPEESLIRFLALRTMKQAKYTVENIGHFGLASECYTHFTSPIRRYSDIIVHRMLKKAIYKKFTKKDLEELPQKLKIIAEQCSNRERVADEAERDALDILKLRILANHVGEEFEGIITGVVPFGIFVELKKYLIEGLIKSSILGKDMQYDEKNHMFVGKDKRYRLGDKVKVRITRVDEDLKEIDLEMVD; translated from the coding sequence ATGGAAATAACAGAGAAAGAGATTATTGATTATTTATCTAAATCAAAAAAAGGTTTTTATTTCAAAACTCTACTAAAAGCATTTAATATCCCAAAGGAAGAAAAAAGAAAATTTAAAAAATTTTTAAAATCACTTATAAAGAAAGGAGTAATACATTTTGAAAAAGGAAATTACAAAGTAATAAAACCAAAAGAGGAAAATCTGTATAAAGGAAAAGTTCAGGCACATGAAAGTGGATTTGGATTTTTAATTATCGGTGAAGAAAGGGAAGATTTGTTTATACCACCACCACAGATGAGATATCTATTTGATGGAGATATAGTCCTTGCAAAAGCAATAAAAAGAAAAGGTAAAGAAGAAGCTAAAATAATCAGAGTATTGGAAAGGGCAGTAAAAACAGCTGTTGGTAAATTACAAAAAGAGAAAGGAAGATATTTTGTTTTACTTCTTGATTTTGTTATTCCACATAAAGTTTATCTTTCAAAATCAGAAGCTAAAAAGATAGAACCGGGAACATATGTTGTAGTAGAATTAACCCAGTATCCTTCTGAAAAAACAGAAGCAAAAGGAAAAATTATAAAACTCCTTGGTAAAACTAAAAATACACAAACAGTAGCAGAAATAGTAGCAAGAAAATACAATTTACCTTTATCCCATTCAGAAGAAGCTATAAAAGAAGCAGAAAAACTTCCTTCTACCGTGAAAAAAACAAAAAATAGAAAAGATTTAACTTCACAAATATGTTTTACAATAGACCCTGAATCAGCCAGAGACCATGATGATGCAGTAGCAATTGAGAAAGAAGGTGAAAATTATAGATTATTCGTCCATATAGCCGATGTTTCTTATTATGTAAAAGAAGGTTCTACAATAGACAAAGAAGCTTTTGAAAGAGGAAATACCTATTATTTGCCTGAAAGAGCCCTGCACATGCTACCTGAAAGACTTGCAGCAGAGCTTTGTAGTTTAAGACCTAATGAAAAAAAATATGCATTTACCTGTGAAATGCTTATAAATAAAAAAGGAGAAGTTATAGAGTATGATATATATGAAAGCATAATAGAAAGTAAAGCAAAATTAACATATGACCAAGCCCTTGCCCTTATAGTAGGTGACCCTGCCCTTGAAAAAAAATATCCGGAGCTTATTCAGCCTTTGAAATATATGGAAGAGCTTGCAAAAATATTAATGAAAGCAAAAGAAGAAAGAGGAAGTATAGATTTTGATATGCCGGAATCCCAAATTTTATTTACAGAAACCGGTGAGCCTTATGATGTTGTTCCTTATGAAAGACATCTTGCCCATAGAATAATAGAAGAATTTATGATTATAGCAAATGAAACAGTTGCAAGACATATGTATGAAAGAAATTTACCATTTATATATAGAACCCATGAAGAGCCAAAACTTGAAAAAGTTATGGAATTTGTAGATATAGTTGCAGGACTTGGATATAAAGTATCTTATCCGGAAAAAGTTAGCTCAAAATTTATACAACAGATGCTACAAATGGTAGCAGGCACACCGGAAGAAAGTTTAATAAGATTTTTAGCATTAAGAACAATGAAACAGGCTAAATATACAGTAGAAAATATAGGACATTTTGGATTGGCTTCTGAATGTTATACCCATTTTACTTCCCCTATCAGAAGATATTCAGATATAATTGTCCATAGAATGCTAAAAAAAGCTATATATAAAAAATTTACAAAAAAAGATTTAGAGGAATTACCACAGAAATTAAAAATTATTGCAGAACAATGCTCAAACAGAGAAAGAGTTGCAGATGAAGCAGAAAGGGATGCCCTTGATATATTAAAGCTCAGAATATTGGCAAACCATGTAGGTGAAGAGTTTGAAGGAATTATAACCGGTGTTGTGCCTTTTGGAATATTTGTAGAGCTAAAAAAATATCTTATAGAAGGGTTAATAAAATCTTCAATCCTTGGAAAGGATATGCAGTATGACGAGAAAAATCATATGTTTGTTGGAAAAGATAAAAGATACAGACTTGGTGATAAAGTAAAAGTTAGAATAACCCGTGTAGATGAAGATTTAAAAGAAATTGATTTAGAGATGGTTGATTAA
- a CDS encoding ABC transporter permease, whose amino-acid sequence MKEIFYYLQKNKLAYLSLYILGVLYFLAIFADFIAPYPYDIQHRDTPYHPPTQIHFFDEKGNFHLRPFVYKYELIDPIFKKYQINFNEKYPVYFFTEGEKHYILGIFETDIHLFGVKEGKIFLLGADHLGRDIFSRILYGARISLSIGIIGVLVSFTIGALVGGIAGYFGGKVDNILMRLSEIVMSFPGFYLMLALRAIFPINLSSIKVYLLIVIILSFVGWAGLARVIRGMVLGVREQEFVIAAKSYGASSFRIITKHIIPNTFSYLLVAATLSIPAYILGESALSLIGLGIQEPYASWGNMLSSARSIASISSYPWILAPGIAIFITILAFNLVGDALRDSLDPKLRKML is encoded by the coding sequence TTGAAGGAGATTTTTTATTATCTACAAAAAAATAAATTAGCTTATTTATCTTTATATATTCTTGGAGTTCTTTATTTTTTGGCAATTTTTGCAGATTTTATTGCACCTTATCCTTATGATATTCAACATAGGGATACACCTTATCACCCACCAACCCAAATTCATTTTTTTGATGAAAAAGGAAATTTTCATCTAAGACCTTTTGTTTATAAATATGAGCTTATTGACCCTATTTTTAAAAAATATCAGATAAATTTTAATGAAAAATATCCGGTATATTTCTTTACAGAAGGGGAAAAACATTATATTTTGGGTATTTTTGAAACAGATATTCATCTTTTTGGAGTAAAAGAAGGAAAGATTTTTTTGCTCGGGGCTGACCATCTTGGCAGGGATATATTTTCAAGGATTTTGTATGGAGCAAGAATTTCTTTATCCATAGGTATTATTGGTGTCTTGGTATCTTTCACCATAGGAGCATTGGTAGGTGGAATAGCCGGATATTTTGGTGGAAAAGTTGATAATATATTGATGAGATTATCTGAGATTGTTATGTCTTTTCCCGGATTTTATCTTATGCTTGCTTTAAGGGCTATATTTCCTATAAATCTTTCTTCCATAAAAGTTTATCTTTTGATTGTTATTATTTTATCATTCGTAGGATGGGCTGGTCTTGCAAGGGTTATCAGGGGTATGGTTTTAGGAGTAAGGGAGCAAGAATTCGTAATAGCTGCAAAATCTTATGGGGCTTCATCATTTAGAATAATAACAAAGCATATTATACCTAATACATTTTCTTATCTTCTTGTTGCGGCTACTTTATCTATTCCGGCTTATATCCTTGGAGAAAGTGCTCTTAGTTTGATAGGACTTGGTATCCAAGAGCCTTACGCAAGCTGGGGTAATATGCTTTCTTCTGCGAGAAGTATCGCTTCTATATCTTCTTATCCTTGGATTTTAGCTCCAGGAATAGCCATATTTATTACAATACTTGCTTTTAATCTTGTTGGAGATGCTCTCAGGGATTCCTTAGACCCAAAATTAAGAAAAATGCTTTAA
- a CDS encoding ABC transporter permease, with protein MLLYILKRLLNMIPLLIGITFLSFVIIQLAPGNYLDQLKMNPQISEETIKQLEESYGLNQPLIIQYFKWLLNALRFEFGYSFSYHLPVLELIKERVGNTLFLSVVSGLLAWLLAIPLGIIAAIKPNSIIDKFIQLFSFTFMSIPSFFLAFLMLLLAVNTGIFPTGGATSINYENLSLFEKILDRLWHVSLPAFVLAITSLAGLVRLVRSAMIESLSSDYVLFAKTKGLKDKDIILKHALRNALNPFITLLGFEIASLLSGAALVEIIVNWPGMGMLMLDAVLSQDLYLVMGGLYIGAIMLIIGNLVADILLAKLDPRIRQREVEGVLN; from the coding sequence ATGCTTTTATATATACTTAAAAGATTATTAAATATGATACCACTTTTAATAGGGATAACATTTTTATCATTTGTTATTATTCAGTTAGCTCCGGGAAATTATTTAGACCAGCTAAAAATGAACCCTCAGATTTCAGAAGAAACAATAAAACAGCTTGAAGAAAGTTATGGATTAAATCAACCTTTGATTATTCAATATTTCAAATGGTTATTAAATGCTTTAAGATTTGAGTTTGGGTATTCATTTAGTTATCATCTACCGGTTTTAGAACTTATTAAGGAAAGGGTTGGAAATACTTTATTTTTGTCGGTAGTATCCGGTTTATTGGCATGGCTTTTGGCTATTCCTCTTGGAATTATTGCAGCAATCAAACCAAATAGTATTATAGATAAATTTATACAGCTTTTTTCATTTACATTTATGTCTATACCTTCTTTTTTCCTTGCATTTTTAATGCTTCTACTTGCAGTAAATACAGGTATATTTCCTACCGGTGGAGCAACAAGTATAAATTATGAAAATCTGTCTCTATTTGAAAAAATCTTGGATAGATTATGGCATGTAAGCTTACCTGCTTTTGTTTTGGCTATAACTTCTCTTGCAGGCTTAGTTAGATTAGTTAGAAGTGCTATGATAGAGTCCCTCTCTTCCGATTATGTTCTTTTTGCAAAAACAAAGGGATTAAAAGATAAAGATATTATCTTAAAACATGCTTTGAGAAATGCTTTAAATCCTTTTATTACACTTCTTGGATTTGAGATTGCATCTTTATTATCCGGTGCAGCACTTGTTGAGATTATAGTAAATTGGCCTGGGATGGGTATGCTTATGCTTGATGCTGTCCTATCCCAAGATTTATATCTTGTTATGGGTGGATTGTATATAGGAGCTATTATGCTAATAATAGGTAATCTTGTGGCTGATATTTTACTTGCAAAACTTGACCCAAGAATAAGACAGAGAGAAGTTGAAGGGGTTTTAAATTGA
- a CDS encoding RusA family crossover junction endodeoxyribonuclease, protein MEFIYFLSFIPPSKANRVKINTRAFSKSGKRFIIPKSVGLKINKAIWELQKQQEKYNFIFDTPVEVEITFFLKSKRRRDLDNIMKTLGDCLMYANILKDDNLIYKQTLEKIYTKEEGVIIKIKNYEKNDNYDLERLKNFKEWING, encoded by the coding sequence ATGGAATTTATATATTTTTTATCTTTTATACCACCATCAAAAGCAAATAGGGTAAAAATAAACACAAGGGCTTTCTCAAAAAGTGGAAAAAGATTTATAATACCAAAATCTGTCGGACTGAAAATAAATAAAGCAATATGGGAACTTCAAAAACAACAGGAAAAATATAACTTTATATTTGATACTCCGGTAGAAGTAGAAATAACATTTTTCTTAAAAAGTAAAAGAAGAAGAGATTTAGATAATATAATGAAAACCCTCGGTGATTGTCTGATGTATGCAAATATATTAAAAGATGACAACCTTATATATAAGCAAACCCTTGAAAAGATTTACACAAAAGAGGAAGGTGTTATTATAAAAATAAAAAATTACGAAAAAAATGATAATTATGATTTGGAAAGATTAAAAAATTTTAAAGAATGGATAAATGGTTGA
- a CDS encoding MgtC/SapB family protein: MVELQFSDDELLSKILLSLVLGLIIGAEREFKAKEAIFAGIRTFPLLALLGTISSFIYDKYS, from the coding sequence ATGGTTGAACTTCAATTTTCAGATGATGAGCTTTTATCTAAGATTTTATTATCCTTAGTGCTTGGATTAATTATTGGAGCAGAAAGGGAATTTAAGGCAAAAGAAGCAATATTTGCCGGAATTAGAACATTTCCTCTTTTGGCTTTACTTGGAACTATTTCTTCTTTTATTTATGACAAATATTCTTAA